In Thermanaerothrix sp., the DNA window ATCCGAAACCTCGTGAATCACCGTTACGTAAAGCTTGGATCCGTCATAAGACAGGTCCACCTTTGCGGGCGGATGGGCAAAAGCAGCTCCCGCCATGCCCGTAAGCAGCAAGAAAGCCGCCACGGTCCTCGCAAAACTCGCGAAACGCCTCAAGGGACCCCCCCCTTCCTTAGGGGTAGTTTACAACAGGTTGAGCACCTCTTCAAAGTCCGGAAGGGTCTTTATCTCATAAACCTTGATCCACTGGACCTTGCCTTCTTCGTCAACCAGGACGTTGGCCCGCTCGGAGAAGCCGTTCTTCTCCCGGAAAAGACCCAGAGAGTCCGCCACCTCACCGTGGGGCCAGAAGTCGGCCAGGATCTTGAGGTTCTTAAGCCCCATGGAGTCCGCCCAGGCCTTCTTGCAGAACATAGAGTCAACGCTGAGCCCCAATGGCTCCACGCCCTTCTCCTGGAACCTGTGGTACAGGTCGTCCAACGCCTTCATCTGATCCCTGCATATGGGAGTCCACGCCAATGGATGGAAGGAAAGAAGCACCTTGCGCCCCTTAAAGGAAGAAAGGGTGACGTCGTTGCCGTCCTGGTCCTTGAGGGTGAAATCCTTAACCAAATCTCCAACTTTAACGAGCTCCGCCATGACTATCTCCTCCTATACCGTGTCTTTATTTTTCATGCCCCTAAGGGGTGAAAACAACTTGACCGGCCCACTCCATTAAGAGATCACCGGTAAGAACCTATGAAACGGTTCAGCTCCTCCGGGCTCCTTTGCCTCTCGTAAAGGGGCCTTAAATCGCCAGCCGCGTAAGGGGGCAGGGTCCTGTGGAATGGGGTTCCCTGCTTTTTGTACAACACCCCCACTGGGTACGGGGCTCCCCTAAACGCCAGCTCCATGGCCTTGCTTTTATCGCAAGGATCATGGTCATCCCCTATGGGGACGGTGTTGCTGCGGAACCACTGATAGGTATTTATCTTGTTGAAAGAGACGCAGGGCTGGAAGACGTCTACCAGGGCATACCCCTCCCCAGCCAGCGCCTCGGTCAATACATTTACCATCATGTCCTTGTCCGCACAGAAAACCCTGGCCACGAAGGAAGCTCCAAGGGATATGGCCACCGCCAGCGGGTTGAAGGGCTCCGATGAAACCCCTTCCACCTGAACGGGGGTTACCATCCCCCTTGGACTCGTTGGGGATGCCTGCCCCTTGGTAAGGCCATACACCATGTTGTTATGGACCAAATGCAAAAGGTTGGGGTTTCGCCTTATGGCGTGGAGGAAGTGGTTGCCCCCTTCTCCATACATGTCGCCATCGCCGCCAACGCATATCACCTTGAGGGCCGGGTTGGAGGCCTGAACCGCCGTGGCAACCGGCAGCGCCCTTCCGTGAAGACCGTTGAAGAAGTGGCTTCTGAAGTAATGGGGCAGCTTGGCCGCCTGCCCTATCCCGGATACCACCACCACATCCTTGGGGGTCAGGCCCGAAAGGGCCACCGCCTCCTTAAGGCAGTCCAATATGGGGAAATTGCCGCAACCGGGACACCAGGAATTATCACCGGGCACGTTGAATACCTTTGGATCCACCGCCATGACAAGTCACCTCCCCATCGCTTCGCCTATTAAAGCCACGGCCTGCTCAACCGACATCTGAAGCCCAGAATAGTGGTTAATCCTGTGGCTGGATACAAAGCTGTTAAGCCTCAAAAGCCCATCCAGCTGGCCTGTGGCGTTGCCCTCCAGGGTTATCAACTTCTTACCGGGAAGAAGGCGTTTGAGTTCCTTAACAGGCAAGGGCCATACCTGGGGAAGGTGTACCTGAGCTATGCCTCCGCCCAATGACCTTATGGCCTCCTCTATGATCCATTTGGTTGATCCCCACCCTATGACCGCCACCGGGGAATCAATGTCCCCTCCAACCACCGGGGGCATAACGCAGGACTCAAGCCCCTCGGCCTTCTTAAGCCTCTTGTTCACCATTTGAACCCTGAGCTTGAAGTCCTCCTTCATGTGGCCGGTCCGGTCGTGCTCGTGGCTGTCCACGCATACGAGCCCATCACCCAAACCCGGTATCCCCCTGGGGGAGATCCCGTCCTCGGTTATCTCGTATCTTGCATAATCACCGGAGGTCGTGACCACCTGATTGGACAGGATCGAGTCAACCTCAAAGGGCTCCAGGGACCATGAGCTATCCAGAAGATACTGGTCGGTGAGGATGAAAACCGGCACCTGGTAACGATCCGCCACGTAAAAGGCTTGCCTCGCGCAGTGGAAGGCCTCCAGCGGATCTCCCGGTGCGAAGATGGCCCTTGGGAACTCCCCGTGACCCGCGTAAAGGGCCAGGTTCAAGTCCCCCTGCTCCGTCCTGGTGGCCATGCCCGTGGCAGGACCGGGACGCTGGCCGATGTGGACTACCATGGGGACCTCGGTAACCCCCGAAAGGCTCACCGCCTCGCACATTAGAGCAAAGCCGCCGCCGGATGTGGTCGTCATTGCCCTTCCGCCAGCGTACCAGGCCCCAAGAACCATGTTGGCGGCGCATATCTCGTCCTCCGCCTGCTCCACGATGACACCGAACTTTTTAGCATGGGCCGCCATGAGCTGCAGCACCCCTGTGCCGGGGGACATGGGATAGGCGGTGACGAAGTCGCATCCTCCAGAGAGGGCGCCCAAGAAAACCCCTTCGTTGCCGGACAGGAGGAGACGATCCGCCAGCTCTCCCCTAGGATCAAGGGATACGACTATTCCAGCCCTTGCCTTCAGGCTTAACCCCTCTCGGTAGCCAGCCAACGCCCCATTAAGGTTCCCATCGAGGAGGTCCTGACCTTTTTGGCTGAAACGGGACTTCACCTCCCCGCAGAGGAGGTCCTCAGAAACCCCTACGATGGCTCCCATGAGGCCAAGGACCACTGAGCTGATAAACGATGGGGAACCGGCGGACCGGCT includes these proteins:
- a CDS encoding peroxiredoxin yields the protein MAELVKVGDLVKDFTLKDQDGNDVTLSSFKGRKVLLSFHPLAWTPICRDQMKALDDLYHRFQEKGVEPLGLSVDSMFCKKAWADSMGLKNLKILADFWPHGEVADSLGLFREKNGFSERANVLVDEEGKVQWIKVYEIKTLPDFEEVLNLL
- a CDS encoding thiamine pyrophosphate-dependent enzyme, translated to MAVDPKVFNVPGDNSWCPGCGNFPILDCLKEAVALSGLTPKDVVVVSGIGQAAKLPHYFRSHFFNGLHGRALPVATAVQASNPALKVICVGGDGDMYGEGGNHFLHAIRRNPNLLHLVHNNMVYGLTKGQASPTSPRGMVTPVQVEGVSSEPFNPLAVAISLGASFVARVFCADKDMMVNVLTEALAGEGYALVDVFQPCVSFNKINTYQWFRSNTVPIGDDHDPCDKSKAMELAFRGAPYPVGVLYKKQGTPFHRTLPPYAAGDLRPLYERQRSPEELNRFIGSYR
- a CDS encoding 2-oxoacid:acceptor oxidoreductase subunit alpha; this translates as MSVSLPREGFRDLSIVICGAAGQGLQTVEVMGAKMFKRQGFHVFATKEFMSRVRGGSNSSQFRLSDLPVGAPVDRIDLMICMNRGIRDNIRERISSDTLVLGDPDEMGDEAASLGGSFLPFPFLALSRSAGSPSFISSVVLGLMGAIVGVSEDLLCGEVKSRFSQKGQDLLDGNLNGALAGYREGLSLKARAGIVVSLDPRGELADRLLLSGNEGVFLGALSGGCDFVTAYPMSPGTGVLQLMAAHAKKFGVIVEQAEDEICAANMVLGAWYAGGRAMTTTSGGGFALMCEAVSLSGVTEVPMVVHIGQRPGPATGMATRTEQGDLNLALYAGHGEFPRAIFAPGDPLEAFHCARQAFYVADRYQVPVFILTDQYLLDSSWSLEPFEVDSILSNQVVTTSGDYARYEITEDGISPRGIPGLGDGLVCVDSHEHDRTGHMKEDFKLRVQMVNKRLKKAEGLESCVMPPVVGGDIDSPVAVIGWGSTKWIIEEAIRSLGGGIAQVHLPQVWPLPVKELKRLLPGKKLITLEGNATGQLDGLLRLNSFVSSHRINHYSGLQMSVEQAVALIGEAMGR